The Natronogracilivirga saccharolytica region TCAACTCCATCAAAACATGTCCGTTTTAGCCATTGTTGCCGGTACCGCTGCCATTTTATTAAGTGCATACAGGTTTTACGGTGCATTCATATCCCGCAAGCTCGGGATTGACAACAAAAACACCACACCCGCTCACAAACAAAAGGATGGCGTTGACTATGTACCAAGCAACCGTTTTGTGGTACTTGGACATCATTTCGCTTCAATTGCCGGTGCAGGACCCATCGTTGGTCCCGTAATAGCTGTTTCATTCGGCTGGATGCCGGCACTGATCTGGATTATTATCGGGGGGATATTTTTTGGTGCCGTCCATGACATCACCTCCATGGTTGCATCACTGCGTCACCGGGGCAAATCAATCGGTGAAATTATCCAGGAATACATCGGCGATACAGGCAAAAAACTATTCCTCGTCTTTGCATTTGCGACTCTGCTTCTGATAATCGCCGTATTCATGGATATCGTTGCCCGGACCTTTGTTACCGTACCCGGCGCAGCCTCAGCATCCGTCTTTTTTATATTACTGGCACTTCTGTTTGGAATAGTAATCAACAAAACAGGCGTCCCGTTGTGGATGAGTACGGGAATCGGTGTCGGGCTTCTCTATTTTTTCGTATATCTTGGCGAAGTCGTTCCCCTTGAAATCGGTTACGGATACTGGATTGCCATTCTTGTGGCCTATATTTTTCTCGCTGCAGTCACCCCGGTCTCCATTCTTCTCCAGCCTCGTGATTTTCTGAATTCCTTTCTGCTTTACGGGATGATACTTTTCGGGGCGGCCGGAATCCTGGTTGGCAATCCGAGAATTGAAATGGGTGCTTCCGTACACTTCCAGGTAGATCAGCTTGGTTACCTGTTTCCCGTTTTATTTGTGACCATCGCCTGTGGTGCTATCTCCGGTTTTCACTCGCTGGTTGCATCCGGAACCACATCCAAACAAATAAACAGGGAAGAAGATGCCAGAATGATCGGTTTCGGTGGTATGCTCATTGAAACCCTTCTTGCTGTCATAGCAGTCATGGCTGTTGCCGTCATGACAAGGGCGGATTTCATAACCAGGCTTGCCGATGTGGGTCCGGTTACTTTGTTTTCTGAAGGGCTTGGAGGATTCATCTCATCGCTCGGAATACCGGCAGAAGTTGCCATCGCTTTTGTTGCATTAACCGTATCAGCATTTGCTCTTACAACACTTGACACCTGCACACGGCTGGCTCGTTTCGTGATTCAGGAGTATGCTGAAGATCTGAATGAATCCACAGTCCGGCACTTTTTCATGAATCGGTTTTTTGTCACTTTTCTGGTAGTTATAATGAGCGGCATGCTCCTTTTCAGCGGTCAGTTTGAGCAGCTTTGGCCCATATTCGGCTCTGCCAATCAGCTGCTGGCCGCCCTTGCCCTGCTGGCCGGTACCGTATGGCTTGCAAAGATGAACGTCAATCCAATTTTCACGGTCATACCAATGATATTCATGTTCCTGGTCACCCTGCTTTCGCTCCTGGTTTTTGCCTGGAATCAGTATCAGCAGCAAAGCTGGTTCCTGAGTGTGCTGTCCATCGCTTTGTTTGTCCTCGCTATCGTCCTGGTAATCATGGCACGAAACAGTCTCAGACAATTCTACCGGCAGGAGCGTCATGATGAAACCAAAGCAGGTGTTAAAACCGTTTCAAATAAGTAGATTTATTCATTCATCATTTTTTTTAATTCGCAGATGAACACAATAGCAAAAATATTCAGCAAAGTCCGGGAACCGGCCAATGCCTATACGCACCTGGCCGGGGTTTTGCTTTCCATACTGGGTCTGGTACTGTTGCTGCACAGATCGGTCATGTACGGACATCCTGTTCACGTCATATCGTTTACCATATTCGGAAGCAGTATGATTCTGTTGTATCTGGCAAGCACCCTCTATCACATGCTTCCACTATCTGACAGGGGAATCCGTTTCATGCGCCGGATTGATCATATTATGATCTATGTCATGATTGCAGGAACCTACACACCAATAACACTGATAGTTCTGGAAGGTTATCTTGGCTGGGCGCTGTTTACCATCATATGGGCTGTAGCCGTACTTGGCATACTCTTTAAACTGGTTTGGTTCAACGCCCCGAAATGGATATCCCTGC contains the following coding sequences:
- the trhA gene encoding PAQR family membrane homeostasis protein TrhA, translating into MFSKVREPANAYTHLAGVLLSILGLVLLLHRSVMYGHPVHVISFTIFGSSMILLYLASTLYHMLPLSDRGIRFMRRIDHIMIYVMIAGTYTPITLIVLEGYLGWALFTIIWAVAVLGILFKLVWFNAPKWISLLIYLSMGWLALAVFPALWDVFSLSAILWIFLGGLAYTIGAVIYGFKWPNPSPVHFNFHAIWHIMVMIGSFCFFWLMYQYVVYY
- a CDS encoding carbon starvation protein A; translated protein: MSVLAIVAGTAAILLSAYRFYGAFISRKLGIDNKNTTPAHKQKDGVDYVPSNRFVVLGHHFASIAGAGPIVGPVIAVSFGWMPALIWIIIGGIFFGAVHDITSMVASLRHRGKSIGEIIQEYIGDTGKKLFLVFAFATLLLIIAVFMDIVARTFVTVPGAASASVFFILLALLFGIVINKTGVPLWMSTGIGVGLLYFFVYLGEVVPLEIGYGYWIAILVAYIFLAAVTPVSILLQPRDFLNSFLLYGMILFGAAGILVGNPRIEMGASVHFQVDQLGYLFPVLFVTIACGAISGFHSLVASGTTSKQINREEDARMIGFGGMLIETLLAVIAVMAVAVMTRADFITRLADVGPVTLFSEGLGGFISSLGIPAEVAIAFVALTVSAFALTTLDTCTRLARFVIQEYAEDLNESTVRHFFMNRFFVTFLVVIMSGMLLFSGQFEQLWPIFGSANQLLAALALLAGTVWLAKMNVNPIFTVIPMIFMFLVTLLSLLVFAWNQYQQQSWFLSVLSIALFVLAIVLVIMARNSLRQFYRQERHDETKAGVKTVSNK